A single genomic interval of Lathyrus oleraceus cultivar Zhongwan6 chromosome 7, CAAS_Psat_ZW6_1.0, whole genome shotgun sequence harbors:
- the LOC127100982 gene encoding cytochrome P450 83B1 yields the protein MLFVILLLLVICLILPLFLFFLKNRTMPPGPKGLPIIGNLHQLDISNLYLQFSQFSKIYGPIFSLQLGLRQAIVVSSAEIAKEVLKNNDLVFSNRPIVYGQQKLSYNGSDIAFSPYSDHWREIRKLCIVHIFSSKRVSSFSSIRKFEVKKMIKKISGHVDSSVVTNLSELLISLSSTMICRIAFGKSYEDEGHERSRFHEMLHEFQALLAEFFVADYIPFTGLIDKVRGLHGRVDKSFKEFDEFYQEIIDEHLDINREQNKDEDVIVDVLLQLMKERSLLFDITFDHIKGVLMNMLVAATDTTSATSVWAMTALIKNPRVMKKVQEEIRNSESKKDFLEEDDIQNFYYLKAVIKETLRLYLPAPLLVSRESREKCTIGGYNIPAKTILYVNAWAIQRDHNVWKNPEEFYPERFLESSINFLGKDFELIPFGAGRRICPGISMAAASLELILANLLYSFDWKLPDGLMEEDIDTQMLPGITQHKKNPLRLVAYK from the exons ATGTTGTTTGTTATACTACTTCTTCTTGTTATATGTCTAATTCTTCCTTTATTTTTGTTCTTCCTCAAAAATAGAACCATGCCACCTGGCCCTAAAGGTCTTCCCATAATAGGAAATCTTCATCAACTAGATATTTCGAATCTTTATCTTCAATTTTCACAATTCTCAAAAATATATGGTCCTATATTTTCACTTCAACTTGGTTTAAGACAAGCTattgttgtttcctcagctgaaATAGCTAAAGAAGTATTGAAAAACAATGATCTTGTGTTTTCTAATAGACCTATAGTATATGGCCAACAAAAACTATCTTACAATGGGTCAGATATTGCCTTTTCTCCATATAGTGATCATTGGAGAGAAATAAGAAAACTTTGTATTGTTCACATATTTAGTTCCAAACGTGTGTCAAGTTTTTCTTCTATAAGAAAATTTGAGGTGAAgaaaatgattaaaaaaatatCAGGGCATGTTGATTCTTCGGTCGTTACAAATTTGAGTGAGTTATTAATTTCACTCTCAAGTACTATGATATGTAGGATTGCTTTTGGAAAAAGCTATGAAGATGAAGGACATGAGAGAAGTAGGTTTCATGAAATGTTGCATGAGTTTCAAGCTTTGCTAGCAGAATTTTTTGTTGCTGATTATATTCCATTTACGGGTTTGATTGATAAAGTGAGAGGATTGCATGGTCGTGTTGATAAAAGTTTCAAGGAGTTTGATGAGTTTTATCAAGAGATTATTGATGAACATTTGGATATAAATAGAGAACAAAATAAAGATGAAGATGTTATTGTTGATGTCTTACTCCAATTGATGAAAGAACGTTCACTTCTTTTTGATATCACTTTTGATCACATCAAAGGGGTTCTTATG AACATGCTTGTTGCTGCAACAGATACCACATCAGCCACATCAGTTTGGGCTATGACCGCTCTAATAAAAAATCCAAGGGTGATGAAAAAAGTACAAGAAGAAATTAGAAATTCAGAATCTAAAAAAGATTTTTTAGAAGAAGATGATATTCagaatttttattatttaaaagCAGTGATTAAAGAGACACTAAGATTGTACCTACCAGCCCCATTGCTTGTGTCAAGAGAATCAAGAGAAAAATGCACTATAGGTGGCTACAATATTCCAGCCAAGACAATATTGTATGTGAATGCTTGGGCTATTCAAAGAGATCATAATGTTTGGAAAAATCCAGAGGAATTTTATCCTGAGAGATTCTTAGAAAGTTCTATAAATTTTCTTGGAAAAGATTTTGAGCTAATACCGTTTGGAGCTGGTCGAAGAATTTGCCCCGGTATATCTATGGCAGCTGCATCATTGGAACTTATTCTTGCTAATCTTTTATATTCCTTTGATTGGAAATTGCCAGATGGATTGATGGAGGAAGATATTGATACACAAATGTTGCCAGGAATCACTCAACATAAGAAAAATCCTCTTCGCCTTGTTGCCTATAAGTAG